One Desulfovibrio aminophilus genomic window carries:
- a CDS encoding fumarylacetoacetate hydrolase family protein, with product MRILRVLYDQRAFYASILDRDHLLCLNKALGLDAPIPIRDVRVLPVVLPTKIVCVGLNYRQHAEEMGKPLPSEPLIFLKPPSAVIGSGDAIVLPEGCGRVDHEAELGIVIGQTGRHIRPEEAARHIFGYTCANDVTDREIQKRDGLYARAKGFDTFCPVGPWIETEVSDPGNLAVRALVNGEVRQDGNTRDMIFGPAELVSFISRVMTLHPGDLVLTGTPSGIGPIMPGDTVSVEIENVGLLINPVAAAGDGAEQIQ from the coding sequence ATGCGTATCTTGCGCGTCCTCTACGACCAGCGGGCCTTCTACGCCTCGATACTCGACCGCGATCACCTGCTCTGCCTGAACAAGGCCCTGGGCCTGGACGCGCCCATCCCCATCCGCGACGTGCGGGTGCTGCCCGTGGTCCTGCCGACCAAGATCGTCTGCGTGGGCCTGAACTACAGGCAGCACGCCGAGGAGATGGGCAAGCCCCTGCCCAGCGAGCCGCTCATCTTCCTCAAGCCGCCGTCGGCGGTGATCGGCAGCGGCGACGCCATCGTCCTGCCCGAGGGCTGCGGCCGCGTGGACCACGAAGCCGAGCTGGGCATCGTCATCGGCCAGACCGGACGCCACATCCGGCCCGAGGAGGCCGCCCGGCACATCTTCGGCTACACCTGCGCCAACGACGTCACCGACCGCGAAATCCAGAAGCGCGACGGGCTCTACGCCCGGGCCAAGGGCTTCGACACCTTCTGCCCCGTGGGCCCCTGGATCGAGACCGAGGTTTCCGATCCCGGCAACCTGGCCGTGCGCGCCCTGGTCAACGGCGAGGTGCGCCAGGACGGCAACACCCGGGACATGATCTTCGGCCCGGCCGAGCTGGTCTCCTTCATCTCCCGGGTCATGACCCTGCACCCCGGCGACCTCGTCCTCACCGGCACGCCCTCGGGCATCGGCCCGATCATGCCCGGCGACACGGTGAGCGTGGAGATCGAGAACGTGGGCCTGCTCATCAATCCCGTGGCGGCCGCGGGCGACGGCGCGGAGCAGATCCAGTAG
- the rpsB gene encoding 30S ribosomal protein S2, with product MSYVTMKEMLETGVHFGHQTRRWNPKMRPYIFGSRNGIHIIDLQQTVKLYQKAHDFVADVCAQGGKVLFVGTKRQAQEAVKEEAARSGMFAVTQRWMGGTLTNFQTIKKSIERLKNLETMFADGSISKFPKKEIVQMGREVEKLNLALGGIKDMHEPPSCAFIIDPKREHIAVMECRRLGIPVVAVVDTNCDPDLIDHIIPGNDDAIRAIKLFTTHIAEACIEGAARYVEVKPEVVESKEEKPAEERRPRPAKPKTGAKPKPRPKAEAEPKAETPEAAAEGQEEKE from the coding sequence ATGTCTTACGTCACCATGAAGGAGATGCTGGAGACCGGCGTCCACTTCGGCCACCAGACCCGCCGTTGGAACCCCAAGATGCGTCCCTACATCTTCGGCTCCCGCAACGGCATCCACATCATCGACCTGCAGCAGACCGTGAAGCTCTACCAGAAGGCCCACGACTTCGTGGCCGACGTCTGCGCCCAGGGCGGCAAGGTGCTCTTCGTGGGCACCAAGCGCCAGGCCCAGGAGGCGGTGAAGGAAGAGGCCGCGCGCTCCGGCATGTTCGCCGTGACCCAGCGTTGGATGGGCGGCACGCTGACCAACTTCCAGACCATCAAGAAGAGCATCGAGCGCCTCAAGAACCTCGAGACCATGTTCGCCGACGGCAGCATCAGCAAGTTCCCCAAGAAGGAGATCGTGCAGATGGGCCGCGAGGTCGAGAAGCTGAACCTCGCCCTGGGCGGCATCAAGGACATGCACGAGCCGCCGAGCTGCGCCTTCATCATCGATCCCAAGCGCGAGCACATCGCGGTCATGGAATGCCGCCGCCTGGGCATCCCGGTCGTGGCCGTGGTGGATACCAACTGCGACCCCGACCTCATCGACCACATCATTCCGGGCAACGATGACGCCATCCGCGCCATCAAGCTCTTCACCACGCACATCGCCGAGGCCTGCATCGAGGGCGCGGCCCGCTACGTGGAGGTCAAGCCCGAGGTCGTCGAGTCCAAGGAAGAAAAGCCCGCCGAGGAGCGCAGGCCCCGCCCCGCCAAGCCGAAGACCGGCGCCAAGCCCAAGCCGCGTCCCAAGGCCGAAGCCGAGCCCAAGGCGGAAACCCCCGAGGCCGCTGCCGAGGGTCAGGAGGAGAAGGAATAA
- the tsf gene encoding translation elongation factor Ts, which translates to MAEISATLVKDLREKTGAGMMDCKKALVESGGDLNKAVDYLREKGLAKAAKKAGRATSEGFIGSYIHSNGKLAVLVELKCETDFVAKSDQFREFARELAMQVCAANPVCVSEDQVPADILEREKAIYKKQAMEEGKPENIAEKIMEGRLKKFYQEACLMDQAYIKDDKKRIKDLLNELIALLGENIQIGRFTRLALGDDAAGE; encoded by the coding sequence ATGGCTGAGATCAGCGCCACCCTGGTGAAGGACCTGCGCGAGAAGACCGGCGCGGGCATGATGGACTGCAAGAAAGCCCTGGTGGAGAGCGGCGGCGACCTGAACAAGGCCGTGGACTACCTGCGCGAGAAGGGTCTGGCCAAGGCCGCCAAGAAGGCCGGCCGCGCCACCTCCGAGGGCTTCATCGGCTCCTACATCCACTCCAACGGCAAGCTCGCCGTGCTGGTGGAGCTCAAGTGCGAGACCGACTTCGTGGCCAAGAGCGACCAGTTCCGCGAGTTCGCCCGCGAGCTGGCCATGCAGGTCTGCGCCGCCAACCCGGTCTGCGTCTCCGAGGATCAGGTTCCCGCCGACATTCTGGAGCGCGAGAAGGCCATCTACAAGAAGCAGGCGATGGAAGAGGGCAAGCCCGAGAACATCGCCGAGAAGATCATGGAAGGCCGCCTGAAGAAGTTCTACCAGGAGGCCTGCCTCATGGATCAGGCCTACATCAAGGACGACAAGAAGCGGATCAAGGATCTGCTCAACGAGCTCATCGCCCTACTCGGAGAAAACATCCAGATCGGGCGCTTCACGCGCCTGGCCCTGGGCGACGACGCCGCGGGCGAATAG
- the pyrH gene encoding UMP kinase — MDKLRYSRVLLKLSGEALAGDQKFGIQPSAINTFCGEIAEVSQAGLQVALVIGGGNIFRGMSASEQGMERVQADYMGMLATVMNALAVQDALEKMGCSTRVMTAIDMKEVAEPYIRRRAVRHLEKGRVVICAAGTGNPYFTTDTAAALRGMELKVDAILKATKVDGVYDKDPRKFSDAVRYESVTYIETLEKRLGVMDSTAISLARDNAMPIIVFNLFKEGNIRRVVTGEPVGTIVQGGN; from the coding sequence ATGGACAAGCTGCGCTACTCGCGGGTATTGCTCAAGTTGAGCGGTGAAGCCCTGGCCGGAGACCAGAAGTTCGGCATCCAGCCCTCGGCCATCAACACCTTCTGCGGCGAGATCGCGGAGGTGTCCCAGGCCGGCTTGCAGGTCGCCCTGGTCATCGGCGGCGGCAACATCTTCCGGGGCATGTCCGCCAGCGAACAGGGCATGGAGCGCGTCCAGGCCGACTACATGGGCATGCTGGCCACGGTGATGAACGCCCTGGCCGTGCAGGACGCCCTGGAGAAGATGGGCTGCTCCACCCGGGTCATGACCGCCATCGACATGAAGGAGGTGGCCGAACCCTACATCCGGCGCCGCGCCGTGCGCCACCTGGAGAAGGGCCGCGTGGTCATCTGCGCCGCGGGCACGGGCAACCCCTACTTCACCACGGACACGGCCGCCGCCCTGCGCGGCATGGAGCTCAAGGTCGACGCCATCCTCAAGGCCACCAAGGTGGACGGGGTCTACGACAAGGACCCCCGCAAGTTCTCCGACGCGGTGCGCTACGAGAGCGTGACCTACATCGAGACCCTGGAGAAACGCCTGGGCGTCATGGACTCCACGGCCATCTCCCTGGCCCGGGACAACGCCATGCCGATCATCGTCTTCAACCTGTTCAAGGAAGGCAACATCCGCCGGGTCGTCACGGGCGAGCCGGTGGGGACCATCGTGCAAGGAGGAAACTAG
- the frr gene encoding ribosome recycling factor, with protein sequence MQSLLKDGEKRMDGAIKSLEKSFTKLRTGRASTALVENVVVDYYNTPTPLNQIASISVPDPRTVTIQPWDKAAFSAAEKAILKSDLGLTPINDGKIIRINIPPLTEERRKELVKVAKKDTEEAKVAVRNVRRDMNEALKKMLKDKAITEDEERKGVDDVQKLTDKHIKLCDDALAKKEKEILEI encoded by the coding sequence ATGCAGTCGCTTCTCAAGGACGGCGAAAAACGCATGGACGGGGCCATCAAGAGCCTGGAGAAGAGCTTCACCAAGCTGCGCACCGGCCGGGCCTCCACGGCCCTGGTGGAGAACGTGGTGGTGGACTACTACAACACCCCCACGCCGCTGAACCAGATCGCCTCCATCTCCGTCCCCGATCCCCGCACCGTCACCATCCAGCCCTGGGACAAGGCCGCCTTCAGCGCCGCCGAGAAGGCCATCCTCAAGTCCGACCTGGGCCTGACCCCGATCAACGACGGCAAGATCATCCGCATCAACATCCCGCCCCTGACCGAGGAGCGCCGCAAGGAGCTGGTCAAGGTGGCCAAGAAGGACACCGAGGAGGCCAAGGTGGCCGTGCGCAACGTGCGCCGGGACATGAACGAGGCCCTCAAGAAGATGCTCAAGGACAAGGCGATCACCGAGGACGAGGAGCGCAAGGGCGTGGACGACGTCCAGAAGCTCACGGACAAGCACATCAAGCTCTGTGACGACGCCCTGGCCAAGAAGGAAAAGGAAATTCTGGAGATCTGA
- the uppS gene encoding polyprenyl diphosphate synthase — protein MLPRHIAVIMDGNGRWAQQRGLPRSEGHKAGTEAARGVVTRCRELGIRHLTLYTLSRENLSRPAEELSFLFDLLVRFLKKETSLLLEQDIRLKVLGEVDALPFGVRQVVRSVVEKTRNCGSMTLNLALNYSGRDEILRACRALLAKRLDPAELTEEVFAAELYTAGQPDPDLIIRTSGELRLSNYLLFQGSYAELSFPDLYWPDFTPAELDKALEDYSRRQRRFGKTGDQLAAGK, from the coding sequence ATGCTGCCGCGACACATCGCCGTGATCATGGACGGCAACGGGCGCTGGGCGCAGCAGCGCGGGCTGCCTCGGAGCGAGGGCCACAAGGCCGGAACCGAGGCGGCCCGCGGTGTGGTCACCCGCTGCCGCGAACTGGGCATCCGGCACCTGACGCTCTACACCCTCTCACGCGAGAACCTCTCGCGCCCTGCCGAGGAACTGAGTTTCCTCTTCGACCTCCTGGTGCGCTTCCTGAAGAAGGAAACCAGCCTGCTCCTGGAGCAGGACATCCGCCTGAAGGTCCTGGGCGAGGTGGACGCGCTGCCCTTCGGCGTGCGCCAGGTGGTCCGCTCCGTGGTCGAGAAGACCAGGAACTGCGGCTCGATGACCCTCAACCTGGCCCTGAACTACAGCGGCCGGGATGAAATCCTGCGGGCCTGCCGGGCGCTCCTGGCCAAGCGCCTGGACCCGGCCGAGCTCACCGAGGAGGTCTTCGCGGCCGAGCTCTACACCGCCGGGCAGCCCGACCCCGACCTGATCATCCGCACCAGCGGAGAGCTGCGGCTCTCCAACTACCTGCTCTTCCAGGGCTCGTACGCCGAGCTCTCCTTCCCGGACCTCTACTGGCCGGACTTCACCCCGGCCGAGTTGGACAAGGCCCTGGAAGACTACTCCCGCCGCCAGCGCCGTTTCGGCAAGACCGGCGACCAGCTGGCCGCCGGGAAGTGA
- a CDS encoding HD family phosphohydrolase, with amino-acid sequence MGSDAHEKMTAASGGNGEDQGSTARHLERLTEIGLALSSERNIDRLFEMIVDEARALTGADAGTLYIVDDEGRHLDFVILQNDTMKTRMGGTSGQAITLPPVPLFTPDGAENHANVSSHVALSRELVNIPDVYEAEGFDFTGPRKYDHATGYRSTSMLVVPMTNHEGDIIGVLQLLNALDPASGAVTAFSPRTIGLVGALASQAAVALTNTQLIRDLKRLLYSFIQSIAEAIDAKSPYTKGHIDRVVKLTMSIAEAVNTQADGPFKNVRFDEEELEELRLAAWMHDVGKITTPEHVVDKSTKLQTIFDRAELVRLRFALIEKSLQAELLERLMDMASAGASREEMRAVAGEFDARRGVLNEERDFVLACNSPGEFMDDAKIERIRSIAAKSYALNGSMEPYLTGDEVRNLTIRKGSLTDEERKIIENHAVVTSAMLSRLPFPKRLARIPVFAGSHHEKLDGSGYPNHLSAEDLPLQARILAVADVFEALTASDRPYKKPMKLSQALKILGFMKKDRHIDPEVFDLFVQAGLHREYAKAELNPEQIDEA; translated from the coding sequence ATGGGTTCCGACGCGCACGAGAAGATGACCGCCGCGTCCGGCGGAAACGGTGAGGACCAGGGCTCCACGGCCCGGCACCTGGAACGGCTCACCGAGATCGGCCTGGCCCTCTCCAGCGAACGGAACATCGACCGGCTCTTCGAGATGATCGTGGACGAGGCCCGGGCCCTCACCGGGGCCGACGCCGGGACGCTCTACATCGTGGACGACGAGGGCCGCCACCTGGACTTCGTCATCCTTCAGAACGACACCATGAAGACCCGCATGGGCGGCACCAGCGGCCAGGCCATCACCCTGCCGCCCGTGCCGCTCTTCACCCCCGACGGGGCCGAGAACCACGCCAACGTCTCCTCCCACGTGGCCCTCTCCCGCGAGTTGGTGAACATCCCGGACGTCTACGAGGCCGAGGGCTTCGACTTCACCGGCCCGCGCAAGTACGACCATGCCACGGGCTACCGCTCCACCTCCATGCTCGTGGTGCCCATGACGAACCACGAGGGCGACATCATCGGCGTGCTCCAGCTCCTGAACGCACTGGACCCGGCCAGCGGCGCGGTCACGGCCTTCTCGCCCCGGACCATCGGGCTGGTGGGGGCCCTGGCCTCCCAGGCCGCCGTGGCCCTGACCAACACCCAGCTCATCCGCGACCTGAAGCGGCTGCTCTATTCCTTCATCCAGAGCATCGCCGAGGCCATCGACGCCAAGTCGCCCTACACCAAGGGCCACATCGACCGGGTGGTCAAGCTGACCATGAGCATCGCCGAGGCCGTCAACACCCAGGCCGACGGCCCCTTCAAGAACGTGCGCTTCGACGAGGAGGAGCTGGAGGAACTCCGGCTGGCGGCCTGGATGCACGACGTGGGCAAGATCACCACGCCCGAGCACGTGGTGGACAAGAGCACCAAGCTCCAGACCATCTTCGACCGCGCCGAGCTGGTGCGTCTGCGCTTCGCCCTGATCGAGAAGTCGCTCCAGGCCGAGCTGCTGGAGCGGCTCATGGACATGGCCTCGGCGGGCGCCTCGCGCGAGGAGATGCGGGCCGTGGCCGGGGAGTTCGACGCCCGGCGCGGGGTGCTCAACGAGGAGCGGGATTTCGTGCTGGCCTGCAACAGCCCGGGCGAGTTCATGGACGACGCCAAGATCGAGCGGATCCGGTCCATCGCGGCCAAGAGCTATGCCCTGAACGGAAGCATGGAGCCCTATCTCACCGGGGACGAGGTCCGCAACCTGACCATCCGCAAAGGCTCGCTCACCGATGAGGAGCGGAAGATCATCGAGAACCACGCCGTGGTCACCTCGGCCATGCTCTCCCGGCTGCCGTTCCCCAAGCGCCTGGCCCGCATCCCGGTCTTCGCCGGCAGCCATCACGAGAAGCTCGACGGCAGCGGCTATCCCAACCACCTCTCGGCCGAGGACCTGCCGCTGCAGGCCCGCATCCTGGCCGTGGCCGACGTGTTCGAGGCCCTCACGGCCAGCGACCGGCCCTACAAAAAGCCCATGAAGCTGTCCCAGGCCCTGAAGATTTTGGGGTTCATGAAGAAGGACAGGCACATCGACCCGGAGGTCTTCGACCTCTTCGTGCAGGCCGGGCTGCATCGCGAGTACGCCAAGGCGGAACTCAATCCCGAGCAGATCGACGAGGCCTGA
- a CDS encoding phosphatidate cytidylyltransferase, whose protein sequence is MDSSHQKRILTGALLLLVPALGLYYGGWILVTVLAVFCGLALWEYLTLFWPEGRLGLKVQGVLCGALLLAAFHAGSATLVALALLAGFWCAGMGFLFGYSRSPQDSDFRDAAVFLAGLVYLPVTLQFFLHFSPLESILVILAAAVSDTAAFYAGTHFGRRKIWPSVSPKKSWAGSVGSLAGCLALCLGLGLTLGRAPWWAFALLGLALNVAAQMGDFFESALKRRLDIKDSGKLLPGHGGLLDRVDSLLFLVPVYALARTIMPFFGE, encoded by the coding sequence ATGGATTCCTCGCACCAGAAACGCATCCTCACCGGAGCCCTGCTCCTCCTCGTTCCAGCCCTGGGCCTGTACTACGGCGGCTGGATCCTGGTGACCGTCCTGGCCGTGTTTTGCGGCCTGGCGCTCTGGGAATACCTGACTCTGTTCTGGCCCGAGGGACGCCTGGGCCTGAAGGTCCAGGGCGTGCTCTGCGGCGCGCTCCTCCTGGCCGCCTTCCACGCGGGCAGCGCGACCCTGGTGGCCTTGGCCCTGCTGGCCGGATTCTGGTGCGCGGGCATGGGCTTCCTCTTCGGCTACAGCCGCTCGCCCCAGGACAGCGACTTCCGCGATGCGGCCGTGTTCCTGGCCGGGCTCGTGTACCTGCCCGTGACCCTGCAGTTCTTCCTGCACTTCTCGCCCCTGGAGAGCATCCTGGTCATCCTGGCCGCCGCCGTCTCGGACACGGCGGCCTTCTATGCCGGAACGCACTTCGGCAGGCGCAAGATATGGCCCTCCGTCAGCCCCAAGAAGTCCTGGGCCGGCAGCGTGGGCAGCCTCGCCGGCTGCCTAGCCCTCTGCCTGGGCCTGGGCCTGACCCTGGGCCGGGCCCCCTGGTGGGCCTTCGCCCTGCTGGGCCTGGCCCTGAACGTCGCGGCCCAGATGGGCGACTTCTTCGAATCGGCCCTCAAGCGCCGCCTGGACATCAAGGACTCGGGCAAGCTCCTGCCCGGACACGGCGGCCTGCTCGACCGCGTGGACAGCCTCCTCTTCCTGGTCCCGGTCTACGCCCTGGCCCGGACCATCATGCCCTTCTTCGGGGAATGA
- the dxr gene encoding 1-deoxy-D-xylulose-5-phosphate reductoisomerase: MNTYISAWPPLVIEDRFPRRVAVLGCTGSIGVNALKVAALHPDLLRVSALAAGRNAALLAEQAATFRPPLLAVLDEASAKALRAALPPGYSPDILVGPAGYETAAAQPEADVVLSSIVGAAGFPPTLAAARAGKIVALANKESLVLGGHLIRAACRKSGAVVLPVDSEHNALFQGLLGHADETPTRLILTASGGPFRGRTRAELAGVTVAQALNHPNWCMGPKVSIDSATLMNKGLEIIEACHLYGLPAERVDAVVHPQSIVHSLVEYADGSQIAHLSHPDMRLPIAHCLCFPRHLPLGLKTLDLARVGSLTFEAPDDEAFPCLGLAKAAYAAGESHPIVLNAVNEVAVERFLAGAIGFLDLPRALERALAEHAPCPVGRPEDVLALDRAARARAAELL, encoded by the coding sequence GTGAACACCTACATCTCCGCCTGGCCCCCCCTGGTGATCGAGGACCGCTTCCCCCGGCGGGTCGCCGTGCTCGGCTGCACCGGCTCCATCGGAGTGAACGCCCTCAAGGTGGCCGCGCTCCATCCCGACCTGCTGCGGGTGAGCGCCCTGGCCGCCGGACGCAACGCCGCCCTGCTGGCCGAACAGGCCGCGACCTTCCGGCCGCCGCTCCTGGCCGTGCTGGACGAGGCCTCGGCCAAGGCCCTGCGCGCCGCCCTGCCCCCGGGCTACTCCCCGGATATCCTCGTGGGCCCGGCGGGATACGAGACCGCGGCCGCCCAGCCCGAGGCCGACGTGGTGCTTTCGAGCATCGTGGGCGCGGCCGGTTTTCCGCCCACCCTGGCCGCCGCGCGGGCCGGAAAGATCGTGGCCCTGGCCAACAAGGAGAGCCTCGTCCTCGGCGGACACCTCATCCGCGCGGCCTGCCGGAAGTCCGGGGCCGTGGTCCTGCCCGTGGACTCGGAACACAACGCCCTGTTCCAGGGACTCCTGGGCCACGCCGACGAGACGCCCACGCGGCTCATCCTCACGGCCTCCGGCGGCCCCTTCCGGGGCCGGACGCGGGCGGAGCTGGCCGGAGTCACCGTGGCCCAGGCCCTGAACCACCCGAACTGGTGCATGGGCCCCAAGGTGAGCATCGACTCCGCGACCCTCATGAACAAGGGACTTGAGATCATCGAGGCCTGCCACCTCTACGGCCTGCCCGCCGAGCGCGTGGACGCCGTGGTCCACCCCCAGAGCATCGTGCACTCCCTGGTGGAATACGCCGACGGCTCCCAGATCGCCCACCTGAGCCACCCGGACATGCGCCTGCCCATCGCGCACTGCCTCTGCTTCCCCCGCCACCTGCCCCTGGGCCTCAAGACGCTCGACCTGGCGCGGGTGGGCAGCCTGACCTTCGAGGCCCCGGACGACGAGGCCTTCCCCTGCCTCGGGCTGGCCAAGGCGGCCTACGCCGCCGGCGAGAGCCACCCCATCGTGCTCAATGCGGTGAACGAAGTGGCCGTGGAGCGTTTCCTGGCCGGGGCCATCGGCTTCCTGGACCTCCCCCGGGCCCTGGAGCGGGCCCTCGCCGAACATGCGCCCTGCCCCGTGGGGCGGCCCGAGGACGTGCTCGCCCTGGACCGCGCCGCCCGGGCCCGCGCCGCCGAACTGCTGTGA
- the rseP gene encoding RIP metalloprotease RseP, with protein sequence MTSAIAIILVLSGLIFFHELGHFLMARVLGIGVKAFSLGFGPRLLGRRVGLTDYRLSAVPLGGYVNLAGENPDSDEGDQEFPREKMFNLRPAWQRMLVVAAGPVFNFFLAWLIYWGLLFSYGQAALTPVVGDVLPDSPAAVAGIQAGDTILEVDGRKVATWNDLTMTIQTGGYRSMPLVLSRGGKEFSVSVEPASRDLEADGRSVKVPMIGIRASGETMVLVPPQNLWRSALGAGRETWEKTGLIVRGIAKMVRGEISVKEVGGPILIAQEVGRQARSGLAEVLALTAFISLNLGLLNLLPVPVLDGGHIVFFGYEAVFRRPVSERLRLMATRVGIAFLFLLMGLALFNDISRLLV encoded by the coding sequence GTGACAAGCGCCATAGCCATCATCCTGGTCCTGAGCGGTCTCATCTTCTTCCATGAACTCGGCCACTTCCTGATGGCCCGCGTCCTGGGCATCGGGGTCAAGGCCTTTTCCCTGGGCTTCGGCCCGCGCCTCCTGGGCCGCAGGGTGGGCCTCACGGACTACCGCCTCTCGGCCGTGCCCCTGGGCGGCTATGTGAACCTGGCCGGGGAGAACCCGGACAGCGACGAGGGCGACCAGGAATTTCCCCGGGAAAAGATGTTCAATCTCCGGCCCGCCTGGCAGCGCATGCTCGTGGTGGCCGCCGGACCCGTGTTCAATTTCTTCCTGGCCTGGCTCATCTACTGGGGCCTGCTCTTCTCCTACGGGCAGGCCGCGCTCACCCCGGTGGTCGGGGACGTGCTGCCCGACAGCCCGGCGGCCGTCGCGGGCATCCAGGCCGGGGACACGATCCTGGAGGTGGACGGCCGCAAGGTGGCCACCTGGAACGACCTGACCATGACCATCCAGACCGGCGGCTACCGCTCCATGCCCCTGGTCCTGAGCCGGGGCGGAAAGGAGTTCTCCGTGTCCGTGGAGCCCGCCAGCCGCGACCTGGAGGCGGACGGCCGCTCGGTCAAGGTGCCCATGATCGGCATCCGGGCCTCGGGCGAGACCATGGTCCTCGTGCCGCCCCAGAATCTCTGGCGCAGCGCCCTGGGCGCGGGCCGGGAGACCTGGGAGAAGACCGGCCTCATCGTGCGCGGCATCGCCAAGATGGTGCGCGGCGAAATTTCGGTCAAGGAGGTGGGCGGCCCGATCCTCATCGCCCAGGAGGTGGGACGTCAGGCCCGCTCCGGCCTGGCCGAGGTGTTGGCCCTCACGGCCTTCATCAGCCTGAACCTGGGCCTGCTCAACCTGCTGCCCGTGCCCGTGCTGGACGGCGGCCACATCGTCTTCTTCGGCTACGAGGCCGTGTTCCGGCGGCCGGTGAGCGAGCGCCTGCGCCTGATGGCCACGCGCGTCGGCATCGCCTTCCTCTTCCTGCTCATGGGACTGGCCCTGTTCAATGACATCTCCCGGCTCCTGGTCTGA
- the tsaB gene encoding tRNA (adenosine(37)-N6)-threonylcarbamoyltransferase complex dimerization subunit type 1 TsaB, translated as MTSPGSWSDEAPLLLVLDGSGDRLRLLLAREDGEGPSLLCAQTWAVAGQSARFLAPALEHALALFGRRASDIRRIACLRGPGGFTGIRLVLALAEGLAAATGALRAGLDVLPLLAVGPADLGPGSVLPLTWSRKGQVYAQAFSAPGPAPLTEPAALPLEAVLDLCGRLPAPLTLLGNGLQRNLSFFREHLADRTDVRLLGPDWDQPGAETLLRTAARAEYADRPVRPLYLRASDAEDNLPEFARARGLDPDEARGLLQPCTSLKTTS; from the coding sequence ATGACATCTCCCGGCTCCTGGTCTGACGAGGCCCCCCTGCTCCTGGTCCTCGACGGCTCCGGGGACCGCCTGCGCCTCCTCCTGGCCCGGGAGGACGGCGAGGGTCCCTCCCTGCTCTGCGCCCAGACCTGGGCAGTGGCCGGACAGTCGGCCCGCTTCCTGGCCCCGGCCCTGGAGCACGCCCTGGCGCTCTTCGGCCGCCGCGCCTCCGACATCCGCCGCATCGCCTGCCTGCGCGGGCCAGGCGGGTTCACCGGCATCCGCCTGGTCCTGGCCCTGGCCGAGGGCCTGGCCGCCGCCACCGGAGCCCTGCGCGCGGGCCTGGACGTCCTGCCCCTGCTGGCCGTCGGTCCGGCGGACCTCGGCCCCGGCAGCGTCCTGCCCCTGACCTGGTCGCGCAAGGGCCAGGTCTACGCCCAGGCCTTTTCCGCCCCCGGCCCGGCGCCCCTCACCGAGCCGGCGGCCCTGCCACTGGAGGCGGTCCTGGACCTCTGCGGCCGCCTGCCCGCCCCCCTGACCCTGCTGGGCAACGGCCTGCAACGCAACCTGTCGTTTTTCCGGGAACATCTCGCGGACCGGACCGACGTGCGCCTCCTGGGCCCGGACTGGGACCAGCCGGGCGCGGAGACCCTGCTGCGCACCGCCGCCCGCGCCGAATACGCCGACCGCCCGGTGCGGCCGCTCTACCTGCGGGCCTCGGACGCCGAGGACAACCTGCCGGAATTCGCCCGCGC